A region from the Triticum urartu cultivar G1812 chromosome 1, Tu2.1, whole genome shotgun sequence genome encodes:
- the LOC125513611 gene encoding trihelix transcription factor ASIL1-like: MSSSSSLKQDDIPSSPELPPLAAPGIAAAAAAAAAAASSGGGGGGVGAGGGSGRRLPPPCWTHEETLALIEAYRDKWEALKKGNLRAADWDEVAGAVTARCGRFPTATYKSGVQCRHKIEKLRKRYRAERTRSMGRSKGPKWPFFPLLHDLAGGGVPDASPNPIIKIKPRGNATPASPSPVSSPSSEDAGRSRSLHGLISNGGGGSGLRFTIPKASRTKPGVPREARPDRDRGDDDPEAEAMAEVASALRAVGEGFLRMEERRLELSLQMEKERMESEMKRTQALLDAQQLFVEAFLGKQQPHHKKAKLVSSAAAMEED, encoded by the coding sequence atgtcctcctcctcgtcgctcAAGCAGGACGACATCCCTTCCTCCCCGGAGCTCCCCCCGCTGGCCGCGCCCGGCATCGCGGCGGCGGCCGCCGCGGCCGCGGCCGCGGCCTCGTCCGGGGGCGGAGGGGGCGGGGTGGgggcgggcggcggctccgggaGGAGGCTGCCCCCGCCGTGCTGGACGCACGAGGAGACCCTCGCGCTCATCGAGGCGTACCGCGACAAGTGGGAGGCGCTCAAGAAGGGCAACCTGCGGGCGGCGGACTGGGACGAGGTCGCCGGCGCCGTCACCGCCCGCTGCGGGAGGTTCCCCACCGCCACCTACAAATCCGGCGTCCAGTGCCGCCACAAGATCGAGAAGCTCCGGAAGCGGTACCGCGCCGAGCGCACGCGCTCCATGGGGCGCTCCAAGGGCCCCAAGTGGCCCTTCTTCCCGCTCCTCCACGACCTCGCCGGCGGCGGGGTGCCCGACGCCAGCCCCAACCCCATAATCAAGATCAAGCCCAGGGGGAACGCCACCCCGGCGTCCCCTTCCCCCGTGTCGTCCCCCTCGTCCGAGGACGCCGGGCGGAGCAGGAGCCTCCACGGCCTCATCTCCAACGGCGGGGGCGGCAGCGGGCTGCGCTTCACCATCCCCAAGGCTTCGCGCACCAAGCCGGGGGTCCCGCGGGAGGCGAGGCCGGACCGGGACAGGGGCGATGACGACCCGGAGGCGGAGGCCATGGCGGAGGTGGCCTCGGCACTGAGGGCCGTCGGCGAGGGGTTCCTGAGGATGGAGGAGCGCAGGCTGGAGCTGTCGCTCCAGATGGAGAAGGAGCGGATGGAGTCAGAGATGAAGCGCACCCAGGCGCTGCTCGACGCGCAGCAGCTCTTCGTCGAGGCGTTCCTCGGCAAGCAGCAGCCGCACCACAAGAAGGCCAAGCTGGTCTCCTCCGCCGCTGCTATGGAGGAGGATTGA